One Enterococcus silesiacus genomic window carries:
- a CDS encoding redox-sensing transcriptional repressor Rex (modulates transcription in response to the NADH/NAD(+) redox state) — translation MKELHKEKAMPKATARRLPLYLRYLKMLGDSGVTRIKSKEFSDVIQVPPATIRRDFSHLGELGRSGYGYDVPYLIEVFSHILNTKEEKRIALIGCGNLGKALVKNNFRRNENLNIVCAFDTEEELVGLSVDDIMIQPMEKLAEEVKRTGVTVAISTVPSQFAQEAIDKIVDAGITAILNFAPDRVTVPHNVNVQYIDLTTELQTLIYFDETFSKAKP, via the coding sequence ATGAAAGAATTACATAAAGAAAAAGCAATGCCCAAAGCAACTGCGAGACGACTGCCACTGTATTTACGCTACTTAAAAATGCTAGGGGACTCTGGAGTGACGCGAATCAAATCAAAAGAATTTAGTGATGTCATTCAAGTACCGCCTGCAACTATTCGTCGTGATTTTTCTCACTTAGGTGAGTTGGGACGTAGCGGTTACGGCTATGATGTGCCATATTTGATCGAAGTTTTTAGCCATATTTTAAACACCAAAGAAGAAAAACGAATTGCGTTGATCGGTTGTGGTAATTTAGGCAAAGCATTGGTTAAAAATAATTTCAGAAGAAATGAAAATTTGAATATTGTTTGTGCATTTGATACAGAAGAAGAACTTGTGGGTTTATCGGTCGATGACATAATGATTCAGCCTATGGAAAAGCTAGCAGAAGAAGTCAAGCGTACAGGTGTAACCGTTGCAATTTCTACAGTGCCTAGTCAATTTGCTCAAGAAGCGATCGATAAAATCGTCGATGCAGGAATTACAGCAATTTTGAACTTCGCACCAGATCGCGTAACTGTACCACACAATGTGAATGTGCAGTACATTGATTTGACAACAGAGCTGCAGACCTTGATCTATTTTGATGAAACATTTTCAAAAGCTAAACCGTAG
- a CDS encoding thiamine biosynthesis protein ThiI (Required for the synthesis of the thiazole moiety) — protein MKYTEIMVRYGELSTKGKNRKLFISQLAQNVKRVLGDFPAVKIHADRDRMHLLLNGEDSAQILPKLEKVFGIQNFSPSVRVEKTMPAIREMVQTIIKSAYQPGQTFKITSKRSDHSFELDTNELNRELGGAVFEVFPEIAVQMKKPNIEIRVEIRKEGAYLSYETIRGAGGLPVGTSGRGMLMLSGGIDSPVAGYLSMKRGVEVEAVHFASPPYTSEQALQKAKDLAAKIAPYAGSIQFIEVPFTEIQEEIKRVVPEGYLMTVTRRMMLRLADAIRELRKGLVIINGESLGQVASQTLQSMVAINEVTTTPIIRPVVSMDKGEIIEIAEKIDTFELAIQPFEDCCTIFAPPQPKTRPKLDKAQAYEARLDIEGLMARSMAGLKVSEITEVSEQDEEFSDLL, from the coding sequence GTGAAATATACTGAAATTATGGTTCGCTATGGCGAGCTTTCAACAAAAGGAAAAAATAGAAAATTATTTATTTCCCAATTAGCCCAAAACGTCAAAAGAGTACTTGGCGATTTTCCTGCTGTCAAAATCCATGCTGACCGAGATCGGATGCATCTATTATTAAATGGGGAAGACAGTGCTCAAATCTTACCTAAGTTAGAAAAAGTCTTTGGTATTCAAAATTTTTCTCCAAGTGTCCGTGTAGAAAAAACAATGCCGGCCATTCGTGAAATGGTTCAAACCATCATCAAATCTGCTTATCAGCCTGGCCAAACGTTCAAAATCACTTCTAAACGTTCTGACCATAGCTTTGAATTGGATACGAACGAATTGAATCGGGAACTTGGAGGGGCAGTTTTTGAAGTATTCCCTGAAATAGCTGTACAAATGAAAAAACCAAATATCGAGATTCGCGTGGAAATTCGCAAAGAAGGAGCCTATCTTTCCTATGAAACGATTCGTGGTGCTGGTGGATTACCTGTTGGTACGAGTGGTCGTGGCATGTTGATGCTTTCTGGCGGAATTGATTCACCTGTGGCAGGTTACTTGTCAATGAAACGTGGAGTAGAAGTTGAAGCTGTTCATTTTGCTAGTCCGCCTTATACAAGCGAACAAGCATTACAAAAGGCAAAAGATTTAGCTGCTAAAATTGCGCCTTATGCTGGCAGTATTCAATTTATCGAAGTACCGTTCACAGAGATTCAAGAAGAAATCAAAAGAGTTGTACCAGAAGGATATCTAATGACAGTTACTCGTCGAATGATGCTTCGTCTAGCAGATGCAATCCGTGAATTAAGAAAAGGCTTAGTGATCATCAATGGTGAATCGTTGGGACAGGTTGCTTCACAAACGCTACAAAGCATGGTGGCCATCAATGAGGTGACAACCACTCCAATCATTCGCCCAGTTGTTTCGATGGATAAAGGTGAAATCATCGAGATTGCTGAAAAAATTGATACATTTGAATTAGCGATCCAACCATTTGAAGATTGCTGTACGATATTTGCTCCGCCGCAACCAAAAACGAGACCAAAACTAGATAAAGCTCAAGCGTATGAAGCACGTCTAGATATCGAAGGATTAATGGCACGATCAATGGCTGGCTTGAAAGTTAGTGAAATAACTGAAGTAAGCGAACAAGACGAAGAGTTTTCTGATTTACTATAA
- a CDS encoding aminotransferase V, with protein sequence MIYFDNSATTPIYPQALDTYIKVSQRIIGNPSSLHDLGNQANRLLEQARKQIADLIQVKSNEIYFTSGGTEGDNWILKGTALEKKAFGRHIIISDIEHPAVSETARQLAENGFELSIAPVDERGFVKVDELAKLIRKDTILVSVMAVNNEIGSIQPIQAISDCLADHPTIHFHVDAVQAIGKISQEQWLTPRVDFATFSAHKFHGPRGVGFIYWKHGRKLTSLLNGGGQESDQRSGTENVAGIVSMAKALRLYMDKKIEKPEHTATIRRYLIEALQEYANVTVFSKETMDFAPHILCFALKGIRGEVLVHALEEKQIYTSTTSACSSRKKLASSTLHAMKVPDALATSAIRVSLDESNTIAEAEQFMIIFNQLYKKFLVLNG encoded by the coding sequence ATGATCTATTTCGATAACAGTGCAACAACACCAATTTATCCCCAAGCATTAGATACTTATATAAAAGTAAGTCAGCGAATTATTGGTAATCCTTCTAGTCTACATGATTTAGGGAATCAGGCGAATCGTTTACTGGAACAAGCACGTAAGCAAATTGCTGATTTGATTCAAGTAAAGTCAAATGAAATTTATTTTACGAGCGGGGGTACCGAAGGTGATAATTGGATTTTAAAAGGAACAGCTTTGGAGAAAAAAGCGTTTGGTCGTCATATTATCATTTCAGATATTGAGCACCCAGCGGTTTCTGAAACGGCAAGACAACTTGCAGAAAATGGTTTTGAGCTATCAATCGCTCCTGTTGATGAACGTGGTTTTGTAAAAGTCGATGAGCTAGCCAAATTGATTCGTAAAGATACGATTCTTGTTTCTGTTATGGCTGTCAATAATGAAATAGGATCGATCCAGCCAATTCAAGCAATCAGCGATTGTTTAGCAGATCATCCAACGATTCATTTTCATGTAGATGCTGTTCAGGCTATTGGGAAAATTAGCCAGGAGCAATGGCTGACACCGCGAGTGGATTTCGCTACATTTTCTGCCCATAAATTTCATGGACCACGTGGTGTTGGGTTTATTTACTGGAAGCATGGTCGAAAGTTAACATCTTTACTGAATGGCGGAGGGCAAGAAAGTGATCAAAGAAGCGGCACTGAAAATGTGGCTGGGATTGTTTCGATGGCGAAAGCTTTACGTTTGTATATGGATAAAAAAATAGAAAAGCCAGAGCACACTGCAACCATTCGCCGTTATTTGATTGAAGCCTTACAAGAATATGCTAACGTGACAGTATTTTCAAAAGAAACGATGGATTTTGCGCCTCATATTTTATGCTTTGCATTAAAAGGGATCCGTGGAGAAGTACTGGTACATGCCTTAGAAGAAAAACAAATTTATACATCAACGACCAGCGCTTGCTCTAGCCGAAAAAAATTGGCAAGTAGCACCTTACATGCGATGAAAGTTCCAGACGCATTAGCGACCTCTGCTATCCGTGTCAGCCTTGATGAAAGCAACACGATTGCAGAAGCAGAACAATTTATGATTATTTTCAATCAACTGTATAAAAAATTTTTGGTATTAAATGGATGA
- a CDS encoding thiol peroxidase, whose product MKVTKKGEAVEIVGIQPEVGTKAPEFSLKNLNDEVVKLSDFVGTPVLISVVPDIDTRICSLQTKRFNQEAAKVEGVKFITISNNTKEEQANWCAAEGVDMELLHDTEGTFGDAYGLFIPEMGRLARGIFVIDKDGKIIYEAISQEIAEEPDYNQALEKVKAVR is encoded by the coding sequence ATGAAAGTAACGAAAAAAGGCGAAGCAGTAGAAATTGTCGGTATTCAACCTGAGGTAGGTACCAAAGCTCCAGAGTTTTCATTAAAAAATTTAAACGATGAAGTAGTAAAACTATCAGATTTCGTTGGTACTCCGGTCTTGATCAGTGTTGTACCTGATATTGATACTAGAATCTGTTCACTGCAAACAAAACGTTTTAACCAAGAAGCCGCTAAAGTAGAAGGTGTAAAATTTATTACGATTTCTAACAACACGAAAGAAGAACAAGCGAATTGGTGTGCTGCTGAAGGTGTTGATATGGAGCTTTTACACGATACAGAAGGAACTTTTGGTGATGCATATGGCTTATTTATCCCTGAAATGGGCCGTTTAGCTCGTGGGATTTTTGTAATTGATAAAGATGGAAAGATTATTTATGAAGCCATTTCTCAAGAGATTGCGGAAGAGCCAGATTATAATCAAGCATTAGAAAAAGTAAAAGCAGTCCGCTAA
- the valS gene encoding valine--tRNA ligase (valine--tRNA ligase; ValRS; converts valine ATP and tRNA(Val) to AMP PPi and valyl-tRNA(Val); class-I aminoacyl-tRNA synthetase type 1 subfamily; has a posttransfer editing process to hydrolyze mischarged Thr-tRNA(Val) which is done by the editing domain), producing the protein MTEEKNLPTKYQPTEVEQGRYQKWLDQDLFKPNGNKEAKPYSIVIPPPNVTGKLHLGHAWDTTLQDMIIRQKRMQGFDTLWLPGMDHAGIATQAKVEEKLAEQDISRYDLGREKFVEQVWDWKEEYASHIREQWAKMGLSLDYSRERFTLDDGLSQAVRKVFVSLYEKDLIYRGEYIINWDPKAKTALSDIEVIHKDIEGAFYHMSYPLTDGTGVVEIATTRPETMLGDTAIAVHPDDERYQALIGKTVTLPLVDKEIPIIADEYVDMEFGTGVVKITPAHDPNDFEVGNRHDLPRVNVMNEDGSMNDLAGKYAGMDRFAARKLIVSDLKEMGRLIKIETMNHSVGHSERTGVVVEPRLSTQWFVKMAPLAEKAIKNQETEDAVEFYPPRFNQTFLRWMENVHDWVISRQLWWGHQIPAWYHKETGEMYVGMEAPADAENWTQDSDVLDTWFSSALWPFSTMGWPDEEAADYQRYFPTSTLVTGYDIIFFWVSRMMFQSLEFTGQAPFKNVLMHGLIRAEDGRKMSKSLGNGIDPMEVIDKYGADALRWFMSNGSTPGQDMRFSYEKMDASWNFINKIWNASRFVIMNVEGMSYEDIDFSGEKTVADRWILTRLNETVARVTDLFDRFEFGEAGRQLYNFIWDDFCDWYIEMSKEILYGENEGAKQTTRSILVYTLDQILRLLHPIMPFVTEEIWENIPHEGVSLVVADYPVVHEEFSDETAARGMEVLKEVIRAVRNIRAEVNTPLSKPITLLIKTSDETVDKFLIENTNYIERFCNPEELTIASDIIAPELAMSAVLTGAELYLPLAGLINVEEEIARLEKELDKWTQEVKRVQGKLANERFVANAPDDVVEAEKAKEKDYLEKQVVVKERIAQLRTVN; encoded by the coding sequence ATGACAGAAGAAAAAAATCTGCCAACTAAATACCAACCCACAGAAGTGGAACAAGGCCGTTACCAAAAATGGCTGGATCAAGATTTATTCAAACCAAACGGCAACAAAGAAGCAAAACCCTATTCAATCGTGATTCCACCGCCAAATGTTACTGGGAAACTTCATCTAGGTCATGCGTGGGATACAACGTTACAAGACATGATCATCCGTCAAAAAAGAATGCAAGGTTTTGATACTTTATGGCTGCCTGGAATGGATCACGCAGGTATTGCGACACAAGCAAAAGTGGAAGAAAAATTAGCAGAACAAGATATTTCTCGGTATGATTTAGGCCGTGAAAAATTTGTCGAACAAGTCTGGGATTGGAAAGAAGAATATGCTTCTCACATTCGTGAACAATGGGCAAAAATGGGCTTATCTTTAGATTATAGCCGTGAACGTTTTACTTTAGATGATGGTTTATCACAAGCTGTGCGCAAAGTCTTTGTTTCTCTATATGAAAAAGATCTGATTTATCGTGGCGAATACATCATCAACTGGGATCCGAAAGCCAAAACAGCCTTATCTGATATTGAAGTTATCCACAAAGATATCGAAGGTGCGTTTTACCATATGAGTTATCCACTGACGGATGGAACAGGCGTTGTGGAAATCGCAACGACTCGTCCTGAAACAATGTTAGGTGATACCGCAATTGCTGTACATCCTGATGATGAGCGTTACCAAGCATTGATCGGAAAAACGGTCACATTACCATTAGTAGACAAAGAAATCCCGATCATTGCCGATGAATATGTAGATATGGAATTTGGAACAGGTGTGGTAAAAATCACGCCAGCTCACGATCCCAATGACTTTGAAGTCGGTAATCGTCATGATTTACCTCGCGTAAATGTAATGAATGAAGATGGTTCTATGAATGATTTAGCTGGTAAATATGCAGGGATGGATCGTTTCGCTGCACGTAAATTAATCGTTTCTGATCTAAAAGAAATGGGTCGCTTAATTAAAATCGAAACAATGAATCACAGCGTTGGTCATTCAGAACGGACTGGTGTTGTTGTTGAACCTCGTTTATCCACACAATGGTTTGTTAAAATGGCGCCTTTAGCTGAAAAAGCCATCAAAAATCAAGAAACAGAAGATGCAGTAGAATTTTATCCACCACGTTTTAACCAAACCTTCTTGCGTTGGATGGAAAATGTCCATGACTGGGTAATCTCACGTCAATTATGGTGGGGACATCAAATTCCTGCTTGGTACCATAAAGAAACAGGTGAAATGTATGTTGGCATGGAAGCGCCAGCCGATGCAGAAAATTGGACGCAGGATTCTGATGTACTTGATACATGGTTCAGTTCAGCATTATGGCCATTTTCAACAATGGGTTGGCCTGATGAAGAAGCAGCTGATTATCAGCGTTATTTCCCAACTAGCACATTAGTAACAGGCTACGATATTATTTTCTTCTGGGTGAGCCGTATGATGTTCCAAAGTTTAGAATTTACAGGACAAGCACCATTTAAAAATGTCTTGATGCATGGCTTGATCAGAGCAGAAGATGGACGCAAAATGAGTAAATCTTTAGGTAACGGAATCGATCCGATGGAAGTTATCGATAAATATGGGGCAGATGCTTTGCGTTGGTTTATGTCAAATGGTTCAACACCAGGTCAAGATATGCGTTTCAGCTATGAAAAAATGGATGCATCTTGGAACTTTATCAATAAAATTTGGAATGCCAGCCGTTTTGTGATCATGAATGTTGAAGGAATGTCTTATGAAGATATCGACTTTAGCGGAGAGAAAACTGTAGCAGACCGCTGGATCTTAACACGTTTAAATGAAACTGTTGCTCGTGTGACTGATTTATTTGACCGTTTTGAATTTGGTGAAGCAGGCCGTCAGTTATACAATTTCATCTGGGATGATTTTTGTGATTGGTATATTGAAATGAGTAAAGAAATCCTTTACGGTGAAAATGAAGGAGCAAAACAAACAACACGCAGTATTTTAGTCTATACACTAGACCAGATTTTACGTCTATTGCACCCAATCATGCCATTTGTGACAGAAGAAATCTGGGAAAATATTCCGCATGAAGGTGTATCCTTAGTTGTTGCAGATTATCCTGTGGTTCACGAAGAGTTTTCAGATGAAACTGCCGCTCGCGGTATGGAAGTCTTAAAAGAAGTGATCCGTGCGGTGCGTAATATTCGTGCAGAAGTGAATACACCACTTTCAAAACCAATTACATTGTTGATCAAAACAAGTGATGAAACGGTTGATAAATTCTTGATCGAAAACACAAATTACATCGAGCGTTTCTGTAATCCAGAAGAGTTGACGATTGCAAGTGACATCATTGCACCAGAATTGGCGATGTCCGCCGTTCTAACCGGAGCAGAGCTGTATTTACCATTAGCTGGCTTGATCAACGTGGAAGAAGAAATAGCTCGTCTAGAGAAAGAATTAGACAAATGGACGCAAGAAGTCAAACGTGTACAAGGAAAATTAGCGAATGAACGTTTTGTTGCTAATGCGCCAGATGATGTTGTGGAAGCTGAAAAAGCAAAAGAAAAAGATTATTTAGAGAAACAAGTCGTTGTGAAAGAACGAATTGCACAGCTACGTACGGTGAATTAA